One window of the Candidatus Hydrogenedentota bacterium genome contains the following:
- the rimI gene encoding ribosomal protein S18-alanine N-acetyltransferase: MRETADMAVEGQKLVFTRMRARHLAVVLELERLSYPEPWTLGMYRMELENPTSHLFVALLNGDIAGYAGFWLVIDEAHVTRVTIAEEWRGCGHGRSLMEFLLGQASDLGAILARLEVRESNVPARRMYEGLGFVTEGRRIGYYQRTNENAVLMCRRF, translated from the coding sequence ATGCGGGAAACGGCTGACATGGCCGTGGAGGGGCAAAAGCTGGTCTTCACGCGGATGCGGGCGCGGCATCTCGCCGTCGTGCTGGAACTGGAAAGGCTTTCCTATCCCGAACCCTGGACGCTGGGCATGTACCGCATGGAGCTCGAAAATCCCACGTCGCATCTGTTTGTCGCCCTTTTGAATGGGGACATTGCGGGCTACGCGGGATTTTGGCTGGTGATTGACGAGGCCCATGTCACGCGGGTAACCATCGCGGAGGAGTGGCGGGGCTGCGGGCATGGCCGGTCGCTGATGGAGTTCCTCCTGGGCCAGGCCTCCGATTTGGGGGCCATTCTGGCACGGCTGGAGGTGCGCGAGTCCAATGTGCCGGCGCGCCGGATGTATGAGGGCCTTGGTTTTGTGACGGAGGGGAGAAGAATTGGCTACTACCAGCGCACCAACGAGAACGCCGTGCTGATGTGCCGGCGCTTCTAG
- the tsaB gene encoding tRNA (adenosine(37)-N6)-threonylcarbamoyltransferase complex dimerization subunit type 1 TsaB yields the protein MPSPSPTGTINILAADTATRCCTVALCRAAEGEPSAPVSVGAETLLDGQRLHAERLIAVVDSVLAGAGVTLEEVHLLAVSIGPGSFTGLRIGAAAFQGLALARRLPLVAVPTLDALARLAGPGAGMVVPMLDARMGEVFAAAYRRTGGLPGKITGDLVAPVGEILGKIPADCGPCVFLGDGADRYEGELRAQMPSAVILPSPGNTPRASLVAAEAWRLYHAGIDTSPASAVPVYLRLSQAEAAREARLGHDAGNG from the coding sequence ATGCCCAGCCCTTCCCCTACCGGCACCATTAACATACTGGCCGCGGACACCGCCACTCGCTGCTGCACTGTGGCGCTCTGCCGCGCGGCCGAAGGGGAGCCGTCCGCGCCGGTATCCGTGGGCGCCGAAACGCTGCTGGACGGACAGCGTCTTCATGCCGAGCGCCTGATTGCCGTTGTGGACTCCGTGCTGGCCGGCGCGGGTGTCACCCTGGAAGAGGTGCATTTGCTGGCCGTTTCAATCGGTCCTGGCTCCTTCACCGGTCTGCGCATCGGCGCGGCCGCCTTTCAAGGGCTGGCGCTGGCGCGCCGTCTTCCGCTGGTGGCGGTGCCGACGCTGGACGCCCTGGCGCGGCTGGCGGGACCCGGCGCGGGAATGGTTGTTCCAATGCTGGACGCGCGCATGGGGGAGGTGTTCGCGGCGGCCTACCGGCGGACCGGGGGGCTTCCCGGGAAAATCACCGGAGACCTGGTCGCGCCGGTGGGTGAAATACTGGGAAAAATTCCGGCGGATTGCGGCCCCTGCGTTTTCCTGGGTGACGGGGCTGACCGGTATGAGGGGGAACTCCGCGCGCAGATGCCCTCCGCGGTGATCCTGCCTTCGCCCGGAAACACCCCCCGCGCCTCATTGGTGGCCGCGGAGGCCTGGCGTCTCTATCATGCGGGGATTGACACCAGCCCCGCTTCGGCGGTGCCGGTGTATCTCCGCCTTTCCCAGGCGGAGGCCGCCCGGGAGGCGCGCCTCGGGCACGATGCGGGAAACGGCTGA
- a CDS encoding HU family DNA-binding protein, which produces MTMTKRELVMLVASKLGMTQSDVSRIIEGAFESITQSLARGERWELRDFGVFEVKNRASRIGRNPRTGEQVPVSCRRVVTFRPGKKMKEQVAGDIPPPSAGDVS; this is translated from the coding sequence GTGACTATGACCAAGCGCGAACTGGTCATGCTGGTGGCCAGTAAATTAGGCATGACCCAGAGTGACGTGTCCCGGATTATCGAGGGCGCGTTCGAGTCCATCACCCAGTCCCTGGCGCGGGGGGAGCGCTGGGAACTGCGCGATTTCGGCGTCTTTGAAGTCAAGAACCGCGCGTCGCGCATCGGGCGCAACCCCCGCACGGGCGAACAGGTGCCGGTGTCCTGCCGCCGCGTGGTCACCTTCCGTCCCGGCAAAAAGATGAAGGAGCAGGTGGCCGGGGACATTCCCCCGCCTTCCGCCGGAGATGTCTCCTGA